One window from the genome of Equus asinus isolate D_3611 breed Donkey chromosome 29, EquAss-T2T_v2, whole genome shotgun sequence encodes:
- the MEIG1 gene encoding meiosis expressed gene 1 protein homolog → MASSDVKPKSISRAKKWSEEIENLYRFQQAGYRDEIEYKQVKQVSMIDRWPETGYVKKLQRRDNTFYYYNKQRECDDKEVHKVKIYAY, encoded by the exons ATGGCTAGTTCTGATGTGAAACCAAAATCAATAAGTCGTGCCAAAAAATGGTCAGAAGAGATAGAAAATCTGTACAGATTTCAACAAGCAGGATATCGGGATGAAATTGAATATAAACAAGTGAAACAAGTTTCTATG ATAGATCGGTGGCCAGAGACAGGATATGTGAAGAAACTTCAGAGAAGGGACAATACTTTCTATTACTACAACAAACAGAGGGAATGTGACGACAAGGAAGTCCACAAAGTGAAAATTTATGCTTACTAG